In Crassostrea angulata isolate pt1a10 unplaced genomic scaffold, ASM2561291v2 HiC_scaffold_106, whole genome shotgun sequence, a genomic segment contains:
- the LOC128169187 gene encoding proprotein convertase subtilisin/kexin type 5-like has protein sequence MNCYDKCPHKTFQYNDKSCVQDCPSITPYNYKGKCVQVCKYFLIKKTCHEECPYGLVGYQKKCHLKCPSEAKYRYKWECFKKCPNITILNPLKSVCFDSCPHGKLKYQQICYNRCPLQAPYNFKGECVKSCDGYLDGFKCYKQCPTGRFVFNGKCIPKCPQNASFIDSKRCVSSCPYFHDDYLNCIRKCPKYSYPHGKHCRIGCPSSLPFINSRYDHDECLEKCDSFKYATENYSCIYHSECSAFIYDDTWCFQKCPSNAYILRSKDKLCKSLKPVYIMICILSVIVSINVVFGVRVLCHYIKMRLDKKQRIVRSENAGFTEEVNLLEIIET, from the exons ATGAACTGCTACGATAAATGTCCTCATAAAACTTTTCAGTATAATGATAAATCCTGTGTGCAGGATTGCCCTTCAATAACACCATACAACTATAAAGGCAAATGTGTAcaagtttgtaaatatttcttaataaaaaaaacctgtcatGAAGAGTGTCCTTACGGGCTGGTAGGATATCAAAAGAAGTGTCATCTAAAGTGTCCATCCGAAGCAAAATATAGATACAAATgggaatgttttaaaaaatgtccaaATATTACCATACTTAATCCACTGAAATCAGTATGCTTCGATTCATGTCCCCATGGAAAGTTAAAGTATCAGCAAATATGTTATAATCGATGTCCATTGCAGGCGCCGTATAATTTCAAAGGAGAATGTGTGAAATCTTGTGACGGTTATTTGGATGGTTTCAAATGTTATAAACAATGTCCAACGGGAAGGTTTGTTTTTAATGGAAAATGCATTCCGAAATGCCCCCAAAACGCTTCTTTTATAGACAGTAAGAGGTGTGTGAGCTCTTGTCCGTATTTCCATGACGATTATTTGAATTGCATCAGAAAGTGTCCTAAATATTCTTATCCACACGGAAAACACTGTAGAATTGGCTGTCCATCATCTCTTCCTTTTATAAACTCTCGTTATGATCATGATGAATGTTTAGAAAAATGTGATAGTTTCAAATATGCTACAGAAAACTACAGTTGTATATACCATTCGGAATGCAGTGCCTTTATCTATGATGATACGTGGTGTTTTCAGAAATGCCCCTCTAATGCCTATATACTACGATCGAAGGATAAACTTTGTAAATCTCTGAAACCAGTCTACATAATGATCTGCATTTTATCCGTAATAGTTAGTATCAACGTTGTATTTGGAGTGAGAGTTCTTTGCCATTACATCAAAATGCGATTG gataaAAAACAGAGAATCGTCCGGTCGGAGAATGCTGGCTTTACCGAAGAGGTCAACCTACTTGAAATTATTGAAACGTGA